Within Planococcus citri chromosome 2, ihPlaCitr1.1, whole genome shotgun sequence, the genomic segment caattttttagtttccgttttcaaaaattcaaattttttactatcattgtattcaaaattctcattttttccctaaGCTTTAGCCCTCGCTTCGTTTTGGCCAATTTAGTTCTCTTCTactaagttacaatttcactcaaatttttttgaaagaaaccatcagttgattatttgtcaaaatttgtacaaaatataattgtaattgaactgataatgttctgtcgtgtatgaaattattttgtcgtgaatactgctcatctcgttattaaatcgtagtcgttcataaatactttattgtcgggcgtcatctggcgtggaacttcatcatttttcgtcgttcattcatcttttatgaacgaaaaaaatgcttgtcgtgatgacgccctttttcgtcgtgcaaaaaatatttcccctttgaaaaattctgagtaaaaaaacaaagaattttgatgagtcggatttttttttaaaaattagattttttcaacttgagggGGCTTTTTTGCAAATAGGGTAAACACAAAAAATGGGGAATTATTACCTCACCCAACTTGGCAActtttgaggggggaggggtgaaaaattccaagtttgcGATCAACCGACTCTTGaagaattttggcttttcaagaTTCAAgcttagaataatttttgaaatatcattaGTTTATTGATGTCTAACGGAATAACCCAATTCATACTCACGCTTATCTAACCTAAATTCTAATCTAGGTATCGTTATCCTGATTTGGTCCAGTGTATGGTTCTTGGTGGTGAAAAATGACCCTGCTGATGACAAATGGATGTCGGAGGCGGAAAAGGTGTATATCAAGAAGGAGCTCAATAGTGAAATGCCGGATGACATAAAACTAGAGTATCCGTGGAAGGATCTACTGACCTGTGTGCCTTTTTGGATCGGTTGTCTGTGCAAATTCATGACTGGAGTCGGATTCACATTCACCATGATGTATTTACCTCAGTATATTAAAGGTGTGTACGActtatacgtattacgtacctgTGGCGTATAAAATTCGAAGCAAATTCGAAAATGTCACATTTTAccgagtattaaaaaaaataatgatattttttttcagacaccaATAATATTGATATTAAAAGTATAGGATATATATCGGTCATTCCTCACGTTTGCTCGATTATCGCAATGCCTCTTACGGGATACCTTTTCGATTACATAAGATCGAACAAATTGCTTTCATTGACTAATGTAAGTTGGCCTTACATACTTTAGATGAACACACGATGCGGCTCTGTACAATTTACCTTCCCATGTGATTGGTTCTTTATTTTTTAGGCTCATAAATTATACGCTTGTTTGGGTTTACTCGTTGGTGCAGCTACGTACATGACCGCTGGCTTATGGCCTAATTTTACCGTATGCATCGTCTGCGTAtcctttttctcatttttcatcactttgtTGGTTCTAGAAATCCAGTAAGTGTCTGCTCTGAATTTCTTAATCCCTCCTAGGTACATCACCATTGACCTTCATAAATGTCTTACTGCATTGCTACAGAGTGCTAGTGTTGGATTTAGCTCCCAGATATGCTGCTTTCATGAACTCTATAGCAACATCTGGGTATACCACGTCTAGTATTTTAACTCCTATCATTGTAGGCTTCATTGTCACTTCTGAAGTGAGTACCTACCTCTTTATTTCAGAGACTTTGTGTGCTCGAATTCATTTTATCTGATTTCTTCTCATTTAGAGTCAATTGCAGTGGAGCAGCTGTTTCATTATATTCAGTATACAATACATCGTTGTAGCCTTGCTGTGTTTGAAATTCGGGTCCGGTGAACTTCAACATTGGGCTAATTACTCATCTTCGAATAAAAGCATCGACGAATTAACCGATGTTCCTTCTTCTGCGAGTTGCAAGAGCTGAGAATTCATTGTATTACTGCGCTGTGATCCTATAAATGTACATTTTGTTGATCCTTGTTGATCCTATGCGGGCAAATTTTATTGCTTTGAACctcaaagaaaataaataagtaggtattagggGGCTCTGCCCCCTGGGGCCCCCGgctcgcgccctcgcttcgctcgggctgctcgCCTGCGTGAGGATGTTAGCACCAAGCCTCAAAAGTATCACCATATTTCAACATTCATGTTGCCTTTAGTTATTCTATCTTTGAACATTACTTTGTGCATTGAAGAAAATAGAGCATCCAAAAGGACCGCATTTTCTTAATACTCACATCCCTTCATATATTTTGTGGGCAAATTCTTGTAAAGAATTGTTCACTCCTCCTCAGATTTTCCCTCAGAGCTCAGATGGTTATGTTAAACATTTTAGCCTGAGATAAAAATCTGAGCATCAAGGTACCATCATTCAATTCCCAATAACCAGCTACAAAATGTCCTATTCAGAAGTGTCTCTACAAACCCACAGGAACGAAAGTAAGGGGGtgtattccccccccccctagttgtcaaatttcgaaaaaaccggtaaattttgataaatctggcaaattttatcgaaaaatgtacgcctcacataaaaaataaacgttttttacttttcaaaactcTGTCATCGTTCAGGCCtattagcttttctttttcgacattgaaatttctgaaaaaaaaaccatc encodes:
- the LOC135837075 gene encoding vesicular glutamate transporter 3-like; translated protein: MFPKRYLIVIMVFIGYVIFFGLHTNIGMAVVAMTSPRNISTPNGTIIVKEADFNWTSIQKSTVISSLAYGRFFGPIGGLMAGRIGGSTMYTLGIVSTAFVTFLLPLCLRINFYLFVFGNALTGLFESFAYSSVSQLWSRWAPPNERAKIISVSVIGVYGGPIVSFVGSGWILHEWGWVMLFNVTGIVILIWSSVWFLVVKNDPADDKWMSEAEKVYIKKELNSEMPDDIKLEYPWKDLLTCVPFWIGCLCKFMTGVGFTFTMMYLPQYIKDTNNIDIKSIGYISVIPHVCSIIAMPLTGYLFDYIRSNKLLSLTNAHKLYACLGLLVGAATYMTAGLWPNFTVCIVCVSFFSFFITLLVLEIQVLVLDLAPRYAAFMNSIATSGYTTSSILTPIIVGFIVTSESQLQWSSCFIIFSIQYIVVALLCLKFGSGELQHWANYSSSNKSIDELTDVPSSASCKS